From a single Silene latifolia isolate original U9 population chromosome 6, ASM4854445v1, whole genome shotgun sequence genomic region:
- the LOC141587310 gene encoding nudix hydrolase 14, chloroplastic-like encodes MALRIATHRIHSPITFSRIILSSKKTKQHFCRFSATNSTMSSESPSQLTHTISFSGQPVQVVAAPGLTPSDFRSAIDSSLFQQWLKNLNSEKGALVDGSLSLNKIIIQGVDYFGKRVGFLKFKADILDKEIGQKVPGIVFARGPAVAILILLESEGETYAVLTEQVRVPTGRFVLELPAGMLDDDQGDFVGTAVREVEEETGINLKVEDMVELTSFLDPSTGRKVFPSPGGCDEELSFFLYQGKVAKERIQELQGKKTGLQDHGELIKVHVVPYKQLWRATADAKVLMAIALFEMAKRENLLPKS; translated from the exons ATGGCCTTAAGAATAGCGACGCACCGTATCCATTCTCCCATTACCTTCTCTCGTATCATACTCTCCTCTAAGAAGACAAAGCAACACTTTTGCCGATTTTCTGCCACCAACTCAACAATGTCTTCCGAGTCACCTTCTCAACTCACTCACACCATTTCCTTTTCGGGTCAACCCGTTCAAGTCGTTGCTGCACCCGGTCTCACTCCTTCCGACTTCAG GAGTGCGATTGATTCGTCTTTGTTTCAGCAATGGCTGAAAAACTTGAATTCGGAAAAAGGGGCATTGGTTGATGGGTCTTTGTCCTTGAACAAAATAATCATTCAG GGAGTTGACTATTTCGGAAAGCGTGTTGGTTTTCTTAAGTTCAAAGCTGATATTCTTGATAAGGAAATTGGACAAAAG GTTCCAGGCATAGTGTTCGCACGGGGACCAGCCGTGGCCATCCTCATCCTTTTGGAGTCCGAGGGTGAGACTTATGCTGTTCTTACAGAACAG GTTAGGGTCCCCACAGGACGGTTCGTTTTAGAATTGCCAGCTGGAATGCTGGATGATGACCAGGGTGATTTCGTGGGTACTGCCGTTCGTGAG GTTGAAGAGGAGACTGGGATAAACTTGAAAGTAGAGGACATGGTTGAACTTACTTCGTTTTTGGATCCATCAACCGGCCGTAAAGTTTTCCCTTCACCG GGGGGATGTGATGAGGAGCTTAGCTTCTTCTTGTATCAAGGGAAAGTAGCCAAAGAGAGAATCCAAGAGTTACAGGGTAAGAAAACGGGTCTCCAAGATCACGGGGAGCTTATAAAAGTACATGTAGTTCCATATAAACAACTCTGGCGTGCAACAGCTGATGCCAAGGTTCTCATGGCTATCGCGCTCTTTGAAATGGCCAAGAGGGAAAACCTGCTCCCAAAATCTTAA